Sequence from the Exiguobacterium aurantiacum genome:
CATCGCCATCGGGTCATTCGTGCCGGACTCGGCTTCGAGTGTCGAACCAACTTTCGGTGAGATATTCTTCCCTTTAAAGGCGGCGAAGACGGCGGCCGCATCGGTCGAGCCGATGATGGCGCCAAATAGGAAAGATTCCACCCAGTCGAAGCCAAATACGAAACGAACGGCCACTGCGATGAGCCCGGTCGTCAACAAGACACCAATTGTGGCGAGTGAAGCGGACGGGGCGAGGACGCTCCGGATCGACGACCATTTCGTCTGTAAGCCACCTTCGAACAAAATGACGACGAGTGCGGCGACCCCAATCATTTGAGCGAGATCGGTATCGTCGAAGAAAATCAGACCGGTGATATCGCTGCCCATCAGCATACCGATGCCCATAAACAGGATCAAGGCGGGCAGACCAAAACGAGTCGATACGCGTGTGGCCAATACGCCGGCGACAAGGAGCAGACCGAATAATAGAATCAAAATATCAGTACTCAAAATCGGTGCGGTCAAACACATCACTTCCTTTTTCACGTTGATATTTACATGTATTATTAAGTTCATTATACCATGAAATGGTTATGAATTAAGAATCAACGCATCGTTAATTATGCACATTGGAATAATCAGATATAGATGTGGTAAAGTAGGGGAAATCAAAAGGGGGATTCACATGGCTAAAATTCACGTGCTCCATGAAAACAATGAATGGACGAACCATCTCGTCCGACGACTCGAGGAATTGTCACTTCCTTATGAACTGTGGCATCTCGACCAAGGCATCATTGATATCACGGCCGAACCGCCAGAAGGCGTCTTCTATAATCGGATGAGCGCTTCGTCGCATACGCGGGGGCACCGGTACGCGCCGGAGTTGACGGAAGGGGTGCTCGCTTGGCTCGAGGCGAACGGGCGGACCGTCTTCAACGGCACGCGCGCGATTCGGCTCGAAGTGAGCAAAGTCAATCAATATACGGCGCTCCGTCAAGAAGGGATTCGAGTGCCGAAGACGATTGCGGCCGTCGGGAAAGCCCAAATAATCGAGGCGGCCGAGACGCTCGGGATGACGCCGTTCATCACGAAACACAACCGGGCTGGCAAAGGACTCGGGGTGCAACTGTTTCATTCCATCGATGCATTGGAAGCATACGTGAACGGCCCGACGTTCGAGGAGTCGATCGACGGGATCACACTCATCCAGCAGTATATCGAGGCGCCGAAACCGTTCATCACCCGCTGTGAGTTCATCGGCGGCAAGTTCGTTTACGCGGTGCGCGTCGATACATCAGACGGCTTCGAACTCTGCCCCGCCGACGCTTGCTCGATTGAAGACCAGTTTTGCCCGGTCGGCGAGACGCCACCGGCGAAGTTTGAAATCGTCGAAGGATTCAATGACCCGATTATCAAGCAGCTAGAGGCGTTTCTAAAGAACAATCAAATTGCTGTTGCTGGAATTGAGATCATCGAAGACGCGGACGGGAACGTCTACGCGTATGACGTCAACACGAACACGAACTACAACTCGGACGCCGAAGCGAAAGCAGGGCAGTACGGCATGCTCGAACTGGCGACGTTCCTCGGTGACGCCTTGACGGTCACGTCGAAATAAACGCGAAGAAAGGGTCAGGCTTTTGCCTGACCCTCAGATTGTAGACAAAGTCACGTTTCAGGCGAACTGAAACGTGATTTTGTCGTTTTCGGGCCTTTAGGCGCTCTGCCCGATCCCCTTTTCAGGCGGGCTGGGCGTTCTTCCATGCCCAGCCCGCCATCTTCTTGAGATTGAGGGCAGCAAAAGTAAGCATCGCCTGCATTGAAACTTTTTCAAGTCCCCGATAACGGGTCCAACGCATGCCATGCTTCTCTTTTGCGTCCGCGAACACGCGCTCGACCGTCTGTTTACGACGGTCATAGATGTTGCGGTTCAATTCCGTGTGGCGGAGGTCTTCGACCTCGTCCATATAGGGTTGCCAGAGGTGTCGCTCGATTATCCGCTGGTGCTTCTGGCTCTTCGTGCACTGCTCGAGCAGCGGGCAGTTCACACAAACCGCGGGATTCGAGACGTACTTGCGTTTCCCCTCGCGCATCGTCGTGCTGTACGTTAATAACTCGTTGTTTGGGCAGATGTAGACGTCATGGTGCTCGTCGTAGATGAAATCCTTGGTCTTGAAGGCGCCCTTCTTACCCTTCGGGCGGGTGTATGGGAAGACCGGCAGGATCCCACGGTCAATCAGCAGCTTGGCAATGGCCGGATTTTTATAGGCGGAGTCGGCGGCGACGGCGAACGGTTGAATCAGGCGGTCGGAGACCTTGTCGAGCAGATTGGGGAACGCTACACTATCGTGCACGTTACCCGGTGTGACGATAGCACCGAGCACGAACCCATGGGCGTCGCTCGCCGCATGGACCGAGTAAGCGAACTGCTTCTCACGCTCACCTTTTACGTAATATCCACTCTCAGGGTCTGTCGTGCTGACCTTGATTTCCTTCGTCTCCTCCGCCTGATTCTTTTTTGGCCCTAAGGGCTTCTTTCCACTTTCTTCGCGGTCTCGCTCGACCTCGGCATCGAGTTGTTCCTGATAGTGCTTCACCTCTTGCCGGACGGTCTTCTTGACGAGCTTCCGCTTGTTTGCGTTCGCTTTGACGTGTGTCGAGTCGACGAATAGGACGGCGCGATCGATGAACCCTGCGTCCGCAGCCTGTTCAAGGATATGATAGAAGATGTCGTCGAACAAGCTCGTGTACTGGAACCGACGCACATAGTTCTTCCCGAACGTCGAGAAATGTGGCACCTTGTCCGTGAATCCGAACCCGAGAAACCAACGGTATGCGACGTTCGTCTCGATCTCACGAATTGTCTGTCGCATGGATCGGATACCGAACAGGTACTGAAGAAAGGCCATCTTGATCAGGACGACAGGGTCGACGCTTGGCCGGCCACGATCCTCAGAATATAAGTCCTCCACGAGCGGATAGATGAACTCAAAGTCGATCACCGCCTCGATTTTTCGGACCAGATGGTCCGCTGGCACAAGCTCGTCGAGCGTGACCATCTCCAGTTGTGTCCGATTGGTTTCCGATTCTGTTGATTTCCTGATCATCCGATTCGCCTCCATAACTGTTTCTATATCTCTCATTATAAAAAAGCGACGACGGTACGAAAAGAGGGATTGATGCGTGGGCCGACTGCGGGCACGGCGAGACTTCCAGGGGATTAGCAAGCAAAGGGAGACCCAGCAGCGACAAAGTCGCGATGCGGCTCCCTGCTTGCCCCCAGAAAAGCGAGCTGTGCCCGGTCGGGCAAATAAAAAAAGACTGCAGACAATGTTTTGTCTACAGTCTGAGGGTCAGGCTTTTGCCTGACCCTTTCGCTGTGTATGTTGTAATTGCTGTTCAAATCGAAGTTGGACTAGTTCTGCCGTCGGTGCCATTCGTTCGATGAACGAATCTAAACGTTTCGCCGTGTCTCGATCTGATTCCTTGAACACGCGCATCGTTGTTCACCTCATTGATCATTGTTATGTTGCTTCTACAACAATGATTCCCGAGGGCGTGATGGCGTAAACCTCGTTCAGCCGAGGAATGTGCCAAGTTCTTCTTTAGGCAAGATGTTCCCGACGTAAAAGTCGCCGAACTCGCCATATTTGGCACTGACTTCGTCAAAGCGCATCTCATAGACAATTTTCTTAAACTGGAGCGAGTCTTCAGCGAACAACGTGACGCCCCATTCCCAACCGTCGAAACCGGTCGAGCCGCCGATGAACTGTTGAATCTTACCGGCATAGCTGCGGCCGATCATGCTGTGGCGATACATGAGCTCTTTACGCTCATCCATCGACAACGAATACCAGTTGTCTCCGTCACGGCGCGCCTTGCTCATCGGATAGAAGCAGATGTGGGCCGCTTTCGGGAGCGTCGGATAGAGACGGGCCCGGATGTGCGGGTTCTCGTACGGGTCGCCGTCCCCTGAACCGCGGTACATGCCGAGTTCGATGACAGAGACATACGAATAGCTTGGAATCATATAATCGTACAATTTCGTCTTGCGGAGGGCGAGTTCGACTTGCTCGAGCTCTTTGAACGTCGGACGAAGGACCATCAAGACGACGTCCGCTTTTTGGCCAAGGATCGAATAGAAGGCGTGACTCCCTTCACCACGTGTCTCGACATCTTCGAGTGAGCCGAGGAAAGCGACGAACTCGTCAATCATCTCTTGACGCGCGGTTGGGTCGACTGTTTTTAAACGAGTCCAATCGATGGAGCGGAAATCATGGAGCGTATACCAACCGTCTAACGTGGCGGCTGCGTGTTGCGTATCGGTTGTCGGTGTTGGTGCTGGACGTTCTGACATTAAAAAAACTCCTTTCGAGACTAGGCTTCGCTGACTATTTTACCATACACGATTGACCGCCTGGCAAATTTGGGGCTGCTGTGAGGCTAGTCACACTTCGAGCCGGGTAAAGAGGTAGAGAACAGGTTTTATGAAAACGGCTTCACAACAGCCTGTATCAGTCGATAAGATCAAACTGTTCTATCCATATAATGATTGATTTCAAGCGATTTATGACGAAATGGGCAGAATAGTTTATTTTAAAAAACGTACTGTGTATAATAAAACTCGCATATGGACGAGAGCGTCCGAGAGAGAAAAAATCCGATTTCTTCTAATCGAAAAGGAGTTCATTCACTATGAAACTATTTGACACGTTGAAACAAAAAGTCAGCCCGATTCGCCCGACCATCGTCTTCCCAGAAGGCGTTGACGAGCGCGTCCTCGGCGCCGCGGTTCGTTTGAAGAATGACGGCATGGTCGAACCGATCGTCATCGGACCAAAAGCTGAGCTTGAAGCGGTCGCTGCGAAGCACGGCTTTGACATCTCAGGTTTGACGCAATACGACCCAGCGACGTACGAAGACATCGACACACTCGTCGAGTCATTCGTCGAACGCCGTAAAGGTAAAGCGACACCGGAACAGGCACGTGAATTATTATCGTCAGACGTGAACTACTTCGGTACGATGCTCGTCCACACAGGAAAAGCAGAAGGTCTTGTCTCAGGCGCGATGCATGCGACAGCCGACACGGTTCGTCCGGCCCTTCAAATCATCAAGATGCAAACAGGCATCAAAAAGACGTCAGGCGTCTTCATCATGGTACGTGACGACGAGCAGTACGTCTTCTCGGACTGCGCAATCAACATCGCACCGGACGCGGCTGACCTCGCCGAAAACGCCTACTTGTCAGCGTTGACAGCGAAGACGTTCGGCATCGAGCCACAAGTCGCGCTCCTCAGCTTCTCGACAAAAGGTTCAGCGAAATCGCCAGAGACGGAGAAAGTCATCGAAGCGACACGTCTCGCCAAAGAGAAGGCACCAAACCTTCCAATCGACGGCGAACTTCAATTCGATGCGGCGTTCGTACCGAGCGTGGCGGCGAAGAAAGCACCAGGCTCTGAAGTAGCCGGGAATGCGAACGTCTTCGTCTTCCCAAGCCTCGAAGCCGGAAACATCGGCTACAAGATGGTTCAACGTTTCGGCGGATTCGAAGCGATTGGACCGATCCTTCAAGGCCTCAACAAGCCGGTCAACGACTTGTCGCGTGGCTGTAACGAAGAGGACGTCTACAAATTGACGCTCATCACAGCGGCACAAGCCATCGACGAGCGCAACGAAGCGTAAGTCAAAAGCATCCTTCCTGAGCGGTGGATGCTTTTTTTGTGGTCACATTGTAAACTATTGGAAAAGGGGGCGAGGAAATGGACGAAGTGGAAGACATCATCACATTGCCGGAAGGGCATCGGTACGCCATGTTCGGTGGCGGAGATGATTATCCGATCAAAACGTATTACGAAGGGGTGTTTGAAACGGTATTCGTCGTGTTTCATCCGTTTCTAGTCCCGAAAAACGACCCGACAGCGGTTGACCGTTATGTCGAGATGGATAAAAACGAGGTCGAACAGCAATTTCGGGCCATCACCTGGGCTGATATGCGTCGCCGACTTGGTTTCGATGACATCAAACGCATCGATCACGCGCTCCGGACGATGATTGGAGCGCTGAAACCGCACGCCGAAGATCAAGAAGGTGCGAATCGAATCATCGAATCTTGCGATCGCGAGAACGTACTTCCACCGGGCGAAGGGGAACTGTCTAATCTTTTAGAGAATCAGGTGTTACGAGCACTTCTTGAGATGGGAGAAAAGTGGATGTGGAGCGGGGACGAGTTCTGCACGGAACGGCATCTCATCAACATTCGGGAGACGCTAACCTCTGATACGTGGGGGGTGCGTCATCGGACGTTCTTCGGACATCAACATGATTGGCTCATCGTACCGCCTTGGGATAGCCATTTCACGTTGATTTGTGGCAGCCGAGATTGGGTCGAACAGATGGTGAAACGTTGTGAGTTGGAAGGCTTTTATTGTCAGGACGACACGACAATCAATTGGAGTTTGTTTGACGCGAAACTGAGGTAAACTAGTAGGGGACAACACTTTGAAGGGGGAACCACCATGCAAAACATCCATGCAACCGAATTACGTGAAAAACTTGAGAACGGCGAATCACTCCACATCATCGACGTCCGTGAACAAGACGAGTACGATGCGGGTCACATTCCGAACGTACCGCTCTATCCGCTGTCTGAATTTCCTGGCGTCACGGACAAGCTCGCGAAAGACAACGTCTATCACGTCATCTGCCGCTCAGGCGGCCGCAGTGTGACGGCATGCGATTATTTGGAGTCAGAAGGCTACAAGGTTATCAACGTCGAAGGCGGCATGCTCGCTTGGGACGGTGACGTCGAAGCGTGATGCTCGATAATCCATGGGTCGCCATCCCGCTGTTGATTGCGCTTTATTTGACCGTCTATACGTTCGTCAAGCGAGTCGATGGGGACAAGTGGCGGCTCGTCTGGGCGGTCTGGATCATCGTCATCGTCATGCTGTTGACGATTCGGCTCGTCCAAAGTCTATAGAAAAACGAGTGAAGCCCGCAGAGGCTTCACTCGTTTTTTAGTTATCGCGTTTATCGAATGTGATCGAAGCGATCGCATCGTGTTGGTGAATCGACTCTTCGTTGCGGCATTCGACGAAGAAGTTGACGACTTGTTTCATTTCGTACAAGTCAGCCGCGATCAAACGGACCATATCTTCAACGAAACGCGGGTTCTCGTACGCGATTTCCGTCGCACGCTTCTCATCCGGACGTTTGAGGACAGGATGAAGCGGGGCCGATGCGTTCGACTCGGCTGCCTCAAGAAGCGCGAGACGCCAGTCGAAACCGTCGAGCGAAGTTTCATCGAGACCTGCTTCAATCGTGATGTAGCCGCGTTGGTTATGGGCGCTGTACTCACTGATTTCTTTCGAGCATGGGCAAAGTGTTGTCACGTTGATGACGAGCCCGACCGTTACGCTCGCCATACCAGTCTCTAAGTTGTACGTCACGTTGTGCATGACGTCCGCGTTCATGAGACCGCTGAGACCTGTGGCTGGTGCTTTCCGGCTGAAGAACCATGGGTAACGGACCGTCAATTGACCTTCCGTCTGTTCCATACGCTCGGCGAGTTCTTGCGCGAACTCGATGAGTGAGCGGTTCGATAACGTCCAACCTTGTGTGTGGTACGCGTCGAGCTGTTCTGTCAGACGCGACATGTTGATCCCTTTACGGTCTTGGACGAGCGAAGTCGTCAACTCGAACGTAGCGACCGTCGCTTGGATACCGTCTGGCGTCTCGATGTTGACGGGGTGTTTGACGTTTGAGATGCCGACGCTGTCGAGCGCGAACAAGAAGTTTTTTGGTGTGTTTTGTAGATCGACCATTTTATCTTTTTCAGTTGGCTTCGTGCCTTTGATCGGCGGGACCGAACCGAATAATTTATGTCGTTCTGCTTTAGTAGGTAAAGCGACATGGCTTGTAGACATAATCGGATTCTCCTTTTTTGAGAGGGCAAATGACTGCCACTCGTTCTTGTTAGGATTTTATCACGAAATGTACATCGACCGGGTACCATTTTGCTCTTTGAACATGCTTTGAACGTGCTGACAAATTAAAAAACTTCAGCAATCGAAGAAAAGAAGATTGATTTCGATATGAATCGGGAATAAAATGTTCCTGTGAACTTAAAAAATAGATCACTATTAAATATGAAGGAACACAACAAAAAAGGGGATGTTTTTAATGGATTGGCAGTTAATCCTGCAGTACGCCTGGATCATCGTCGTACTCGTCGGTCTCGAGGGGCTACTTTCTGCAGACAACGCGCTCGTCTTGGCGGTCATGGTCAAGCACTTGCCGCGGACAGAACAGAAGAAGGCACTATTTTACGGATTACTCGGAGCGTTCGTTTTCCGCTTCATCGCATTGTTCTTGATTTCATTCTTGATTAACGTCTGGCAAGTCCAGGCGCTCGGTGCGCTTTACTTGATTGGAATGAGTGCGCGGCACCTGTATATGACCTATAAAGCCCGTAAGATGGATCCGAAACAAGATCTCGCCGCTGAGGCGAAAGAAGAGACGGCCATCACGGAGAAGCCGGTCACGAAGAAAGAGTTCTGGTGGACGGTCGCCAAAGTCGAGTTCGCCGATATCGCCTTCGCGGTCGATTCGATTCTTGCGGCGGTCGCACTTGCGGTCAGCTTGCCGCCGCTCGGTCTCGGTGAGATTGGTGGCATCGACTCAGGTCAGTTCTTCGTCGTCTTGACAGGTGGACTCATCGGGGTCATCTTGATGCGTTTCGCTGCTCGAGTTTTCGTCAAGCTGTTGCATCAACGTCCGACACTCGAAACGGCCGCCTTCATCATCGTCGGCTGGGTCGGTGTGAAATTGACGGTGCTCGTTCTCGAACACCCTGGCTTCAAGGAATTGATTGCCGGTACACCGTTCGCGTTCATGGGTCTTCCGGACGGATTCGTCCACTCGACGGCATGGACCGTGTTCTTCTGGTCGGTCATGGTCGGTATCGCGGTATGGGGTTGGTTCTCTTCAAAACCGACAGCGGTCAAACATTAAAAAATGGTCTCTCGCCTTTATGCGAGAGACCATTTTTCATGCCGTGACGTCTTGTTTCTCGTAAATCGGCACCCAGCCCTCTGTCGTCACGAAAATGCGGACGGCGACGACTTTGCGGTCGTCTTGGAGCGTGAAGTAGTGGCGCGTGTTCACCGGCACCGAGATGAGGTCGCCCGGGTTGAGCTCGATGTTGAAGTAGCCGCGCTCGGCGTCATCGATGGCGAAGATGCCATGGCCGCTGACGATGAAGCGGACCTCGTCATCCGTGTGGTGGTGTTCTTTTTGGAAGTTGACGAGCAGTTCGTCCAAGTTCGGCGTCGCATCCGACAACGAGATGACGTCTGCCGTCTCGTAGCCGCGGCGCTCCGATACGTCGCGAATTTCGTAACGGAACGTCGTCAAGATCGCTTGTTTGTCCTCGTCCGTCAACTGATAGTTCTCTTGCAGGTTTTCCGGGAGCTTTGTGATATCCCACTGCTCGTACAAAATCCCGCGAGACTCTAAAAAGGCACTCACTTCAGTTTGATCGACGTAACGCTCTTCGGTTTGTTGGAAATAGACAGTTGCCATGGTTGGTTCCTCCTTATGAATGGACGCCTAGGGCGCGTAGTTTTAACGTATAGCTGAACAAGAACTCGTAAGCCTCTAAATAGCGTTTGGCCGCGGCCGGGGTCTCGCCCCAGACGGTGATGCCGTGATTGCGGATGAGGACGGCACCGGCGTTTGCCCGGATATGAGAGGCGAAAGCGGCCGCGAGCGTCGGGATGTCCGCATCGTTCTCGATAATCGGTACGCGGACGACCGCATCCTCGTCCCAAAAGCCGAGCGCCTTGATGATTTCTTGACCAGTAAAGACGACTTCGCCGGTGGCGGCATGGAGCTCGGAGATGACGTTATTGTCGACCGTATGGACGTGAAGCGAACACGTCGCGTCCGTCCGATTGAACACTTCGACGTGGAGCAGCGTCTCGGCGGATGGACGACCGTTCTGTTCGCCAATCAAGCGTCCGGCCGCGTCGACGTGAACAAAGTCGTCCGGCGTTCGTTTTCGTTTATCGCGTCCGCTCGCCGTGACGAGAAATTCGAGCGGGTCGTCGGACACGCGAATCGCCAAATTCCCACTCGTTCCGGGGAACCAGTCGCGGGCGGCGAGTTCGTCTTTAATGTCGGCGAGTTCAAGCCAACGTGCCGCAAGGCTCATACGGCCACCTCCTTCAAGTGATGGGTGATGTCGTCAAACGTCTCGAACGGGGCGTAACGGATGCCTGCGTCTTCGCAGAGCGTGATGAGTTGACCTCGGGCGTAGACGAAGTCGGCACGCTTCGCGACCTCGAAGTCGGTCACTGAGTCGCCGATGACGATTAAGCGGTCGGCGGGATTGACGATGCGGCGAGCGAGCGTCGGTTTGCAACAGCCGCAATCGTTTGTACACTGTTCGTCGCAAGCGTGCGGCCAAGCGACGCCTACCGTCTCGTCGGAGAAGTCGGCGACGTTGCAGTAGATGTGCTCGGGATCGACGTAGCCTGCTAAAATCGGCTGGACGAAAAAGTCCATCCCGCCGCTGACGACGTCAAACTTCCAGCCGTGGGCCCGAACCTGTTCTAAAAATGACGGGAACCCTTGGCGGAGCGTGATCCGCTCCAACAAATAATCGCGGTAAGCCGGGGCGGCCTCGCTCGGCAATAGTTGAAACATTTGACCGACGCCGGAGCGAATGGAGATCCGTTGCTCGAGGACCGCATCTTTCAACTCGACCCAAGCCGGAGGCGCGAACGCCTTCATCAACGCGATGATATTGTCTTCGGCCGTGATCGTCCCATCGAAGTCGCACAGGATATGGACCGTCATCGGGGCGCCCACGCCTTCAACGCGGTATCGAGTTCGTCCGTCTGGCCTTCGGTTTGACCGAGGACGTGAGTGATCGCTTGTCGGAACGCACGAGCCCCGGCGGCTGCGCCGTCCGGATGACCGTGAATCCCACCGCCGGCGTTGATGACGACATCCGTTCCAAAATCACGGATGATATCGGCGACGAGTCCCGGATGAATCCCAGCTGACGGGACCGGTAAAATCGGTTTCGACCAATGTGGTTCGGTGCTCAGGTCACGAATCGCGAACGCCTCGTCCCGCGGTGTCGCAAGGGAGCCGTACGGTGACGGGAAGAGCGTCAAATCGGCCCCCGCGAGGCGTGGGAGTTTACCGAGCAAGAGCGAATGACTGATTGACCCGGTCAAGGCGCCGGCGAAGGCCGGATGTGCCAAGATGGGGACACGGATATCTGGGTCGTTCGCAAGTTCGCGCAGTGCGTCAAGACCGTACGTATAGACGTTGAATAAGAGCGCCGTCGCACCGGCCTCGATGAGACGGAGCGCTTGGTCACGCAGACCGAACACGGGGCCGCTCAGCGTGATGGCATAGAGGACACGCTTCCCGGTTGCCTCGAAGTGGGCTTGAATGACATCCGCTCCGACCCGGGCCCGTTCAAGCGACGGGGTGAGCGGGTTGTCGTATAAAATCTCGTCGTCTTTGACGATATCGATGCCTCCGGCGAACTGATCGCGGAGTTGTTGCTCGAGAAACGCGAGGTCACGGCCGATGACACCTTTGAAGATGCTCATGACGAGCGGGCGATCATGGACACCGAGTAAATCGCGAATCCCGTCGACGCCGAACTTGGCGCCTTTGAAATGGGGGGCGAGTGTCTCGGGCAACGTCAAATCGATTAACCGAATCGAATCGTCGAGGGACAGTTTCCCGAACGTCGTCGTCAAGATGGATGAAAAGTCAGGGCTGACATTATGTAACGGATAGCGAATCGTGAAGCGGCTCGTCGTGTCCGTATGGGTAGTCGACACGACCTCACCCCGGTACGTCTGTAACTGCTCTTGCTCTAAGTGAGGCAGCTCCGTCCATGTGCCGACGGTCAGCTCGAGGGCGATTTTGTCGGCGACGGTCGCGACCGCGTCCGTTCGTTTGATTTCATATGTGGCAGTGATACTCATATGGTTCCTCCTTCCAGGCAAACAAAAAATGACCCCATGCCGAGGCAAGAGGTCATCATAAAAAATGAACTCTTATCTCTCAGCTTTCGCTGCAAGAATTAGCACCGTGCCATCTCTGGTCGGTTGCTGCGACATCATCGGGCTCGTCCCTCCGTCTGCTCTTGATAAGAATGTGATTTGAAGTTGTGAAATTTAATTGAATTTTTGCATAGATTCGTCACGTCGTCAATTCCTTTTTTTCCAAAAAAAATATTCTGGGAAGTTGTTTCCATATATGCACAAAAAAAGACGGAGGTGCACCGAGAAAATGACGTTGACAATTGTGACATCGAGTCCGTAATATTCATCACATAAGTTCACCGAATCGAATAATACACTCTTATCGCGAGTTGGCAGAGGGAATTGGCCCGATGACGCCGCAGCAACCGACCACTAGGCACGGTGCTACATCCACCAGACGAATGTCTGACAGATGAGAGGAACAACCA
This genomic interval carries:
- a CDS encoding 2,3-diketo-5-methylthiopentyl-1-phosphate enolase, with amino-acid sequence MSITATYEIKRTDAVATVADKIALELTVGTWTELPHLEQEQLQTYRGEVVSTTHTDTTSRFTIRYPLHNVSPDFSSILTTTFGKLSLDDSIRLIDLTLPETLAPHFKGAKFGVDGIRDLLGVHDRPLVMSIFKGVIGRDLAFLEQQLRDQFAGGIDIVKDDEILYDNPLTPSLERARVGADVIQAHFEATGKRVLYAITLSGPVFGLRDQALRLIEAGATALLFNVYTYGLDALRELANDPDIRVPILAHPAFAGALTGSISHSLLLGKLPRLAGADLTLFPSPYGSLATPRDEAFAIRDLSTEPHWSKPILPVPSAGIHPGLVADIIRDFGTDVVINAGGGIHGHPDGAAAGARAFRQAITHVLGQTEGQTDELDTALKAWAPR